In one window of Gudongella oleilytica DNA:
- a CDS encoding acyl-CoA carboxylase subunit beta: MSDKIQQLLEAKRKISLGGGEKRIEKQHSSGKMTARERIEYLLDESSFVELDAFVKHRSTNFDMADVDAPADGVVTGYGTVDGRLVFVYAQDFTVVGGSLGEMHAAKIVKIQDMALKMGAPIVGFNDSGGARIQEGVDALSGYGKIFFRNTISSGVIPQISAIMGPSAGGAVYSPAITDFIFMTDKTSMMFITGPQVIKSVTGEDVTQEQLGGANTHNKISGVAHFIDNSEAESIDRIKELLSFLPSNNLEQPPIYEFEDDINRIDERLNEIVPENPNKPYDMKEVIKSLADSGHFFEVQPLYAQNIITGFIRLNGRSVGVIANQPRILAGCLDINASDKAGRFIRTCDAFNIPLLNLVDVPGFLPGTSQEYGGIIRHGAKMLYAYSEATVPKVTLIVRKAYGGAYLAMCSKDLGADQVFAWPNAEIAVMGPDGAANIIFKNEIAASDDPIATRAEKIVEYRDTVANPYIAAQRGFVDDVLVPSQTRPRLISAFDMLETKRETRPGKKHGNLPV, encoded by the coding sequence ATGAGCGATAAAATTCAGCAGCTTCTTGAAGCCAAGAGAAAGATATCCCTTGGCGGAGGGGAGAAAAGAATTGAAAAGCAGCACAGCTCAGGTAAAATGACTGCCAGAGAGAGAATAGAGTATCTTCTGGATGAGTCAAGCTTTGTGGAGCTGGATGCCTTTGTAAAGCACAGATCAACTAATTTTGATATGGCAGATGTAGATGCACCTGCAGACGGAGTCGTAACCGGCTACGGAACGGTAGACGGAAGGCTCGTTTTTGTATATGCTCAGGACTTCACCGTAGTCGGAGGCTCCCTGGGAGAAATGCATGCTGCAAAGATAGTCAAGATACAGGATATGGCGCTTAAAATGGGCGCACCCATAGTAGGCTTCAACGATTCAGGCGGAGCCAGGATCCAGGAAGGCGTAGACGCACTTTCAGGCTATGGTAAGATTTTCTTTAGAAACACTATATCCTCCGGAGTAATACCACAGATCTCAGCTATAATGGGACCCAGTGCAGGCGGTGCGGTATACTCTCCTGCAATAACGGACTTTATTTTTATGACTGACAAAACAAGCATGATGTTCATAACAGGGCCCCAGGTAATCAAGTCAGTTACCGGAGAAGACGTTACCCAGGAGCAGCTGGGTGGAGCAAACACCCACAACAAAATAAGTGGAGTTGCTCATTTCATAGACAATTCAGAAGCAGAATCCATAGACAGGATCAAGGAGCTATTAAGCTTTCTGCCGTCAAACAACCTGGAGCAGCCTCCAATATATGAATTTGAGGATGACATTAACAGGATAGACGAAAGACTAAACGAAATAGTTCCTGAGAATCCAAATAAGCCCTACGACATGAAGGAAGTAATAAAGAGCCTTGCTGACAGCGGACACTTCTTCGAGGTACAGCCGCTCTACGCTCAAAATATCATCACAGGCTTTATAAGACTCAACGGAAGAAGCGTAGGTGTAATAGCAAACCAGCCGAGAATTCTTGCAGGATGCCTTGACATAAATGCATCTGACAAGGCAGGAAGATTCATAAGGACCTGCGACGCATTCAACATCCCGCTTCTTAACCTTGTAGACGTACCAGGCTTCCTGCCGGGAACAAGTCAGGAATACGGCGGGATCATAAGACACGGAGCAAAAATGCTCTATGCCTACTCCGAGGCAACAGTACCTAAGGTTACCCTCATAGTCAGAAAGGCATACGGCGGAGCTTATCTTGCAATGTGCTCAAAGGACCTTGGAGCAGACCAGGTATTCGCATGGCCCAATGCTGAGATCGCAGTAATGGGACCGGATGGAGCGGCAAACATAATCTTCAAGAACGAGATCGCTGCATCAGATGACCCAATAGCCACAAGGGCAGAAAAGATTGTTGAATACAGAGATACCGTAGCAAATCCATATATAGCGGCACAAAGAGGCTTCGTAGACGACGTATTGGTGCCAAGCCAGACAAGACCGAGGTTGATAAGCGCCTTTGACATGCTGGAGACCAAGAGAGAAACAAGACCAGGCAAAAAGCACGGCAACCTGCCGGTATAG
- the mce gene encoding methylmalonyl-CoA epimerase yields the protein MVTKIDHIGIAVKNLEETLKFYGDVLGIKCVSQEVVEEQKVKVAFLPVGDTEVELLESTSEDGPIAKFIEKKGEGIQHIAFKVDNIEEAIRELEEKGVRMIDEKPRYGAGGARIAFLHPKSTSGVLIEISQRD from the coding sequence ATGGTAACCAAGATAGACCACATCGGAATTGCCGTTAAGAATTTGGAGGAGACACTTAAATTTTACGGGGACGTGCTGGGAATAAAGTGCGTAAGCCAGGAAGTAGTGGAGGAGCAAAAGGTAAAGGTTGCATTTTTACCTGTTGGAGATACTGAGGTGGAGCTTCTGGAATCGACCTCGGAGGATGGACCTATCGCGAAATTCATCGAGAAAAAAGGCGAGGGGATCCAACATATAGCCTTCAAGGTGGACAACATTGAAGAAGCGATCAGAGAGCTTGAGGAAAAGGGAGTAAGGATGATCGACGAAAAGCCACGATATGGTGCCGGCGGTGCAAGGATAGCTTTCCTTCATCCAAAATCAACCTCAGGAGTACTCATAGAAATAAGTCAGAGAGACTAA
- a CDS encoding sodium ion-translocating decarboxylase subunit beta: MFMEILTDFLSSTGFGLGNYGHYVMLAISFILLYLAIAKGFEPLLLTPIAFGMLLANLPGANLMKEPVIQIIQDPLTGELVSKTKEYGGLLYYLYQGVKLGIYPPLIFLGVGAMTDFGPLIANPKSVLLGAAAQFGIFATFIGAILLGFTGPEAASIGIIGGADGPTALYLTAKLAPHLLGPIAVAAYSYMALVPIIQPPIMKALTTKEERMVVMEQLRPVSRKEKVIFPIMVTVVVSFILPSAAPLVGMLMLGNLFRETLVTDRLSKTAQNEMVNIVTIFLGTTVGATASAENFFNIQTVSIIALGLVAFSIGTAAGVLLGKIMYKTSGGKVNPLIGSAGVSAVPMAARVSQKVGQEANPRNFLLMHAMGPNVAGVIGSAIAAGMLLMFFG, encoded by the coding sequence ATGTTTATGGAAATATTGACGGACTTTTTGTCCAGCACCGGATTCGGGCTAGGTAATTACGGCCACTACGTAATGCTGGCAATATCCTTCATCCTGCTCTATCTGGCAATAGCAAAGGGCTTTGAGCCGTTGCTACTTACGCCGATAGCTTTTGGTATGCTGTTGGCCAATCTGCCAGGTGCAAATCTTATGAAGGAGCCAGTGATCCAAATAATACAAGATCCACTCACCGGAGAATTAGTGAGCAAGACAAAGGAATACGGAGGGCTTTTGTACTACCTCTACCAGGGAGTCAAGCTGGGGATCTATCCTCCATTGATATTCCTCGGAGTAGGTGCTATGACTGACTTCGGACCCCTTATCGCAAATCCAAAATCGGTACTTCTTGGAGCGGCAGCACAATTTGGAATATTTGCAACCTTTATCGGCGCTATCCTTCTGGGCTTCACAGGCCCTGAAGCAGCCAGCATAGGAATAATAGGAGGAGCAGACGGCCCAACAGCGCTTTACCTTACAGCAAAGCTGGCCCCGCACCTTTTAGGGCCGATAGCGGTAGCGGCATATTCCTATATGGCACTCGTACCTATAATACAGCCTCCAATAATGAAGGCTTTAACCACCAAAGAAGAGCGAATGGTAGTAATGGAACAGTTGAGACCTGTTTCCAGGAAGGAAAAGGTAATATTCCCGATAATGGTAACTGTTGTCGTATCCTTCATACTTCCATCAGCAGCACCACTTGTTGGTATGCTCATGCTTGGTAACCTCTTCAGAGAAACACTGGTAACAGACAGATTGTCAAAGACGGCTCAAAACGAGATGGTAAACATCGTAACCATATTCCTCGGAACAACAGTTGGAGCGACTGCAAGTGCTGAAAACTTCTTCAACATCCAGACAGTCAGCATCATAGCACTGGGACTTGTGGCATTTTCTATAGGAACAGCTGCCGGAGTTCTCTTAGGAAAAATAATGTATAAAACGTCAGGAGGAAAGGTAAATCCTCTGATCGGTTCAGCTGGTGTATCGGCAGTACCTATGGCAGCAAGAGTATCACAAAAGGTCGGCCAGGAAGCAAATCCGAGAAACTTCCTGCTGATGCACGCCATGGGACCAAACGTTGCAGGAGTAATAGGCTCTGCAATTGCTGCAGGCATGCTCTTGATGTTCTTTGGATAA
- a CDS encoding biotin/lipoyl-containing protein: protein MRKFIINVNGNSYEVEVEEVGGASQQVSRPAPKAAAPAAAASAPKASAPASAPVTASAGQEIIESPMPGNIWKILVKEGQEVKSGDVLLILEAMKMENEILAPRDGKVASITTSEGSAVNTGDKLVIMD from the coding sequence ATGAGAAAGTTTATAATAAACGTAAACGGCAACAGCTACGAAGTAGAAGTTGAAGAGGTAGGCGGAGCTTCCCAACAAGTATCAAGACCTGCTCCAAAGGCAGCAGCACCTGCAGCGGCAGCATCTGCTCCGAAGGCGTCGGCACCTGCGTCAGCACCAGTGACGGCAAGCGCCGGTCAGGAGATAATCGAGTCTCCAATGCCAGGCAACATATGGAAGATACTTGTAAAGGAAGGCCAGGAGGTAAAGAGCGGCGATGTTCTTTTGATCCTCGAGGCCATGAAGATGGAAAATGAGATATTAGCCCCGAGAGACGGAAAAGTTGCATCCATAACAACCTCTGAGGGTTCGGCCGTTAATACTGGAGACAAACTGGTCATAATGGACTAA
- a CDS encoding P1 family peptidase — MFPGYITDVDGIIVGHAHSEDALTGCTVVICPEGASGGVDVRGSAPGTRETDLFKAEKLVDKVHAVVLSGGSAFGLEAASGVMDHLEELGIGFDVGVTKVPIVASAVIFDLAIGDHRVRPGWQMGYKASLSASKDENRQGNVGCGMGATVGKILGPGGAMKSGLGSATVSSGELVVSALICVNAFGDIFSEGSQIAGAYDYENNKLLNTYEIMKNSLTSPGFLNTNTTIGVVATNAILTKAEGNKVAQTAHNGLARSINPVHTMVDGDTIFTMATNKLKADVNIVAAMSQEAVEKAVINAILSAEGKAGLKAHRDITTKVL; from the coding sequence ATGTTTCCAGGTTATATAACAGATGTTGACGGCATTATCGTTGGGCATGCCCACTCAGAGGATGCTCTAACCGGCTGTACTGTAGTGATATGTCCGGAAGGTGCCTCAGGAGGAGTCGATGTAAGAGGCTCCGCACCGGGGACCAGAGAGACAGATCTTTTCAAGGCAGAAAAGCTGGTTGACAAGGTCCATGCAGTTGTCCTTTCTGGGGGTTCAGCCTTTGGGCTTGAGGCTGCCTCAGGGGTAATGGACCATCTGGAGGAGTTAGGCATAGGCTTTGATGTGGGAGTTACCAAGGTCCCCATAGTAGCCTCAGCTGTGATATTTGATCTGGCCATAGGAGACCATAGGGTTCGTCCTGGCTGGCAAATGGGCTATAAGGCTTCATTATCTGCTTCAAAGGATGAAAACAGACAGGGCAATGTAGGCTGCGGGATGGGTGCAACGGTAGGCAAGATCCTCGGACCAGGGGGAGCAATGAAATCAGGGTTAGGGAGTGCAACCGTAAGCTCCGGAGAGCTTGTGGTTTCAGCCCTTATCTGCGTAAATGCATTCGGGGACATCTTTAGTGAAGGCTCTCAGATAGCGGGAGCATATGACTACGAAAACAATAAATTGTTAAACACCTATGAGATCATGAAAAACTCCCTGACATCGCCTGGATTTTTAAACACCAATACTACCATAGGGGTAGTGGCAACAAACGCCATCCTTACAAAGGCAGAGGGGAACAAAGTGGCTCAGACCGCACATAACGGCCTTGCAAGATCCATAAATCCCGTCCATACAATGGTAGACGGCGACACCATATTCACAATGGCGACGAACAAGCTAAAGGCCGACGTGAACATCGTAGCAGCAATGTCACAGGAGGCTGTCGAGAAGGCAGTCATTAATGCAATCCTTTCAGCTGAGGGGAAAGCAGGACTAAAAGCCCACAGGGACATTACAACAAAAGTATTGTAA
- the meaB gene encoding methylmalonyl Co-A mutase-associated GTPase MeaB: MFALNIEERLLAGDKRACARLISMLENRDEEAVSIIKRLFHMTGNAYVIGITGPPGSGKSTLTDRLTKQLRVQGKKVGILAIDPTSPFSGGAILGDRIRMNDLALDKGVFIRSMGTRGFLGGISKATWGAVKVLDIYGCDYIFIETVGVGQSEVDIVKMADTVLMVMVPNMGDDIQAIKAGIMEIADVFAINKSDLDGADKTKLEIEMNLDLNEKSDYRPPVVKVSAIKNEDIDVLLGKLVDHENYQKSTGHLHETRIRNLKAEILQLTEEELLRLIMDRTNKGGLIDDLAVKVEKREMDPYTAKEAIVSLVKE, encoded by the coding sequence GTGTTTGCTTTGAATATCGAGGAGAGGCTGCTGGCAGGCGACAAGAGAGCCTGTGCGCGCCTGATATCAATGCTTGAAAATAGGGACGAGGAAGCAGTCTCCATAATAAAAAGGCTTTTCCACATGACCGGCAACGCATATGTTATCGGTATCACAGGACCTCCGGGAAGCGGAAAGTCTACCCTGACCGACCGTCTGACCAAGCAGCTCAGAGTCCAGGGCAAAAAGGTTGGGATACTTGCCATAGACCCAACCAGCCCATTCAGCGGAGGTGCCATCCTGGGGGACAGGATCAGAATGAACGACCTGGCTCTTGACAAGGGTGTATTCATAAGAAGCATGGGGACCAGGGGTTTTCTGGGCGGAATTTCAAAGGCTACCTGGGGTGCAGTTAAGGTACTGGATATCTACGGCTGTGACTACATATTCATAGAAACCGTAGGAGTAGGACAATCAGAGGTGGATATAGTAAAGATGGCCGATACAGTCCTCATGGTCATGGTACCCAATATGGGCGATGACATCCAGGCTATAAAAGCCGGGATAATGGAGATAGCAGACGTATTCGCCATAAACAAGTCCGATCTGGACGGAGCAGACAAGACAAAGCTTGAGATCGAGATGAACCTTGACCTCAATGAGAAATCTGACTACAGACCTCCGGTCGTAAAGGTATCCGCAATCAAGAACGAGGACATAGACGTTTTACTGGGTAAGCTTGTCGATCATGAGAATTACCAAAAGTCCACAGGTCATCTGCATGAGACAAGGATAAGAAACCTTAAGGCGGAGATACTCCAGCTGACTGAAGAGGAGCTCCTAAGGCTTATAATGGACCGTACAAACAAAGGCGGCCTGATAGATGACCTGGCTGTGAAGGTGGAGAAGAGAGAGATGGATCCATATACCGCCAAGGAAGCGATAGTATCCCTTGTAAAGGAATAA
- a CDS encoding OadG family protein gives MGNEVTMSEALIVTAVSMLVVFLVLILISYIIGLLKTFAAGKKPADVQPENTSAAVIKQEEKAPSTPELDEGELIAVIAAAVAASLGRDIPEIRINSIRRVPQLTTPWREMGKQEQLLSKL, from the coding sequence ATGGGCAACGAAGTAACTATGTCGGAGGCATTGATAGTCACCGCCGTAAGTATGTTGGTAGTATTCCTGGTGCTTATTCTCATATCCTATATAATCGGACTGCTTAAGACCTTTGCAGCCGGTAAAAAGCCTGCAGATGTGCAGCCGGAGAACACAAGTGCTGCAGTCATAAAGCAGGAGGAAAAAGCACCAAGCACCCCTGAACTTGATGAAGGAGAGCTTATTGCAGTAATTGCTGCAGCAGTAGCAGCATCACTGGGACGTGACATTCCTGAGATCAGGATAAACAGCATAAGAAGGGTTCCACAGCTGACCACACCCTGGAGAGAAATGGGCAAGCAGGAACAACTGCTGAGCAAACTATAA